In Ipomoea triloba cultivar NCNSP0323 chromosome 7, ASM357664v1, a single genomic region encodes these proteins:
- the LOC116025056 gene encoding elongation factor 1-gamma 2-like, translated as MALVLHSSDGNKNAFKALIVAEYCGVKVELTKNFQMGVSNKTPEFLKMNPIGKVPVLETPDGPIFESNAIARYVAKLKPDNPLFGSSLIEYGHIEQWTDFSATEIDANIAKWLYPRLGFVTYLPPAEEAAIATLKRSLTALNTHLASNTYLVGHSVTLADIVMICNLSAGFKWIMTKSFTKEFPHVERYFWTLVNQPKFVKIMGEVKQAESVPPVASKKPAQPKESAKPKKEEPKKEAKKEAKKEETKPKDEADEEEAPKPKPKNPLDLLPPSKMILDEWKRLYSNTKTNFREVAIKGFWDMYDPEGYSLWFCDYKYNDENTVSFVTMNKVGGFLQRMDLARKYAFGKMLVIGSEPPFKVKGLWLFRGKEIPKFVMDECYDMELYEWKQVDINDEAQKERVSQMIEDAEPFEGEALLDAKCFK; from the exons ATGGCTCTG GTTCTGCATTCTTCCGATGGCAACAAAAATGCATTCAAGGCACTCATTGTTGCGGAATACTGTGGTGTGAAAGTTGAGCTTACGAAGAACTTTCAGATGGGTGTGTCAAACAAAACTCCTGAGTTTCTTAAGATGAACCCAATTGGAAAG GTTCCTGTGCTCGAAACACCCGATGGTCCTATATTTGAGAGCAATGCCATTGCACGCTATG TTGCTAAGCTGAAGCCTGACAATCCACTTTTTGGCTCTTCATTGATTGAATAT GGCCACATTGAACAATGGACTGACTTCTCTGCTACAGAGATTGATGCTAATATTGCAAAATGGTTGTACCCACGGCTTGGATTTGTGACATATTTGCCTCCG GCTGAGGAAGCTGCAATTGCTACGCTGAAGAGATCGCTTACTGCTTTGAACACCCATCTTGCCTCTAACACTTACTTGGTTGGGCATTCTGTCACACTAGCCGACATTGTTATGATCTGCAACTTGAGTGCTGGATTTAAGTGGATCATGACTAAGAGCTTTACCAAGGAATTCCCACATGTTGAGAGATATTTCTGGACATTGGTTAATCAACCGAAATTTGTCAAGATAATGGGTGAGGTTAAACAAGCAGAATCAGTTCCACCTGTTGCATCCAAGAAGCCTGCACAACCAAAAGAATCTGCTAAACCGAAAAAGGAAGAGCCAAAGAAAGAGGCTAAGAAAGAAGCTAAGAAAGAAGAGACAAAGCCTAAGGATGAGGCAGATGAAGAAGAAGCACCCAAGCCAAAGCCAAAAAATCCTCTTGATCTCTTGCCTCCAAGCAAGATGATTCTTGATGAGTGGAAGAGGCTATACTCCAACACTAAGACCAACTTTCGTGAGGTTGCCATTAAAG GTTTTTGGGATATGTATGATCCAGAGGGATACTCTCTTTGGTTCTGTGATTACAAGTACAATGATGAAAACACTGTTTCCTTTGTAACCATGAACAAGGTGGGTGGTTTTCTGCAGAGGATGGATCTGGCACGCAAGTATGCCTTTGGCAAGATGTTGGTAATCGGCTCAGAGCCCCCATTCAAGGTGAAGGGGCTATGGCTTTTCCGCGGGAAAGAAATTCCCAAGTTTGTTATGGATGAATGCTATGACATGGAGCTGTATGAGTGGAAGCAAGTAGACATCAATGATGAAGCTCAGAAGGAGCGGGTCAGCCAGATGATCGAGGATGCTGAGCCTTTTGAAGGTGAGGCTCTTCTAGATGCAAAGTGCTTCAAGTAA